The Altererythrobacter sp. ZODW24 genome window below encodes:
- a CDS encoding DsbA family protein, producing MTDSSSIGGKTVALSAVAALVFGFGGAAIYGATGLGNANIREYMLENPEILPEMAERYQAREAEQRLASAGSQVLEPFPGAVLGNPQGSVTLVEFSDYACGYCRSSVAEVEALIAANPDLKVVMREIPILAPESEAAARMALAAAAQGKFEAFHHAMFDAGRPNEQTILAAANQAGLDIEKARAFAASQVADAELQSNLTVASQLGFDGTPSWIVGGKVFQGAVGRGVLQDALDAAKEG from the coding sequence TTGACCGACAGCAGCTCTATCGGCGGTAAAACAGTTGCGCTCAGCGCTGTGGCAGCTTTGGTTTTCGGCTTTGGCGGCGCAGCGATCTACGGCGCTACGGGCCTCGGCAATGCGAATATTCGCGAATATATGCTCGAAAATCCTGAAATCCTGCCCGAAATGGCGGAGCGCTATCAGGCGCGTGAGGCCGAACAACGCCTCGCCAGCGCAGGCAGCCAGGTCTTGGAGCCGTTTCCCGGTGCCGTTCTTGGCAACCCGCAGGGCTCCGTAACGCTGGTTGAATTTAGCGATTATGCATGCGGATACTGCCGCAGCAGCGTGGCCGAAGTTGAAGCGCTGATTGCCGCAAACCCCGACCTGAAAGTAGTGATGCGCGAAATCCCCATCCTTGCACCCGAAAGCGAAGCTGCGGCACGCATGGCGCTTGCGGCGGCAGCGCAGGGCAAGTTTGAAGCCTTCCATCATGCGATGTTCGATGCCGGACGACCAAATGAACAGACTATTCTTGCCGCGGCAAATCAGGCGGGCCTCGATATCGAAAAGGCGCGTGCATTTGCTGCGTCGCAGGTCGCCGATGCAGAACTGCAGAGCAATTTAACCGTCGCATCACAGCTCGGCTTTGACGGAACGCCCAGCTGGATCGTGGGCGGCAAAGTCTTTCAAGGCGCAGTAGGCCGCGGCGTGCTGCAAGATGCGCTAGACGCTGCCAAGGAAGGCTGA
- a CDS encoding M48 family metalloprotease, whose amino-acid sequence MPLLRHLLALVALLAITIEPAMAQSVLRDAETEALLDDLAAPLVEAAGLEPGNVDIVLINDPSINAFVAGGQIVYIHSGLIDAADNADEVQGVIAHELGHITGGHIIRYGEGFSKSANISILSLILAVGAAVAGAPDAAAGVLAAGQQAAVGKFLAFTRVQESSADAAGAEYLSKAGISGRGSLAFFKKLQNREFRYGYSQDDEATFGRTHPLSGDRIATLRESYIVDPAWEKPVDPELQRRFLRVKGKLAGFLSRPSDTLQVYNESMTGVPARYARAYAHHKDARVDLALNEVDTLLAGAPKDPYFLELKGQVLLESGRPQEALESLRLATELSGSNSLIAGMFGHALIATEDPVHFEEAEDVLKSAVSRDRQNPFAWFQLGQIYAAQGDMPRARLASAEQQIMRRQYAEAMMSAGFAEAGLPTGSPDWLRAQDIGLQARSELERDKKRR is encoded by the coding sequence ATGCCACTCCTCCGCCACCTTCTTGCGCTGGTCGCCCTGCTTGCGATCACGATAGAGCCAGCGATGGCGCAATCGGTCCTGCGCGATGCGGAGACCGAGGCATTGCTCGACGATCTGGCAGCACCGCTGGTCGAGGCAGCAGGGCTGGAGCCCGGCAATGTCGATATTGTCCTGATCAACGATCCCAGCATCAACGCCTTCGTGGCGGGCGGGCAAATTGTCTATATCCATAGCGGGCTGATCGATGCCGCTGATAATGCTGACGAAGTTCAGGGCGTCATCGCTCACGAACTTGGTCATATTACAGGCGGCCACATCATTCGCTACGGCGAAGGCTTTAGCAAATCGGCCAACATTTCGATCCTGTCACTGATCCTCGCTGTTGGCGCTGCAGTGGCCGGAGCGCCTGATGCGGCAGCAGGTGTCCTCGCTGCCGGGCAACAAGCGGCCGTGGGCAAATTCCTCGCCTTTACCCGCGTGCAAGAATCCTCTGCCGATGCAGCCGGCGCCGAATATCTTTCCAAAGCGGGCATATCGGGCCGCGGTTCGCTGGCATTCTTCAAGAAACTGCAGAACCGCGAGTTTCGTTATGGCTACAGCCAAGACGATGAAGCGACGTTTGGCCGCACACACCCGCTGTCAGGCGACCGGATTGCCACGCTGCGCGAAAGTTACATCGTCGATCCAGCCTGGGAAAAGCCTGTCGATCCCGAGCTTCAGCGCCGTTTCCTGAGGGTCAAGGGAAAGCTGGCAGGCTTCCTGTCGCGTCCCTCCGATACGCTTCAAGTCTACAACGAAAGCATGACCGGCGTGCCGGCCCGCTATGCGCGCGCTTATGCCCACCACAAGGATGCAAGGGTCGATCTGGCCTTGAACGAAGTGGACACGCTGCTCGCTGGCGCGCCGAAGGATCCGTACTTCCTTGAGCTGAAAGGGCAGGTGTTGCTCGAATCGGGACGGCCGCAAGAAGCGTTGGAGTCGCTGCGACTCGCGACCGAGCTCAGCGGAAGCAATTCACTGATTGCGGGCATGTTCGGTCACGCGCTGATTGCGACAGAAGATCCCGTCCATTTCGAAGAAGCCGAGGATGTCTTGAAGTCCGCCGTTTCACGCGACCGGCAGAACCCCTTTGCCTGGTTCCAGCTCGGTCAAATCTATGCTGCGCAAGGCGACATGCCGCGCGCACGGCTCGCCAGCGCAGAACAGCAGATCATGCGGCGGCAATATGCCGAAGCGATGATGAGCGCAGGCTTTGCCGAAGCGGGTCTGCCAACCGGCTCGCCCGACTGGTTGCGCGCTCAGGACATTGGCTTGCAAGCGCGGTCCGAACTGGAACGTGACAAGAAACGCCGCTAG
- a CDS encoding alpha/beta hydrolase, protein MGWILVTIAVLAVIAFAAWRAAFAFGSADTLNRLDGFYSRGQGATQVAAVQYGDNAQQRIELYVPETASGSDTGHPVVIFVHGGSWNFGEPEEYTFIARTLGDLGYATALVGYRLVPDGEFPAMLEDSAASVRWVVDNAAKHGVNADAITLMGHSAGAYNVLMTGLDRQWLGRAGLPDDTIKGVISLAGPADFLPLDSDSTKAAFGHVDPLESTQPIGFARGDGPPLLLLHGSMDTTVYPRNSVNLDKAMREAGGVSEVVEYPEMNHAQIIMAYARPFEGDRKVIDKTAEFLASVTQPSSATEPPSAPVQAAAP, encoded by the coding sequence ATGGGCTGGATCTTGGTAACGATCGCGGTACTGGCCGTGATCGCATTTGCTGCGTGGCGCGCAGCCTTTGCATTCGGGTCTGCGGATACGCTGAACCGGCTCGACGGCTTTTATTCGCGCGGGCAAGGTGCGACCCAGGTCGCAGCCGTGCAATATGGTGATAATGCTCAGCAACGGATCGAACTCTATGTTCCCGAAACTGCGTCCGGGTCAGATACCGGGCATCCGGTGGTCATCTTCGTCCACGGCGGCAGCTGGAATTTTGGCGAGCCAGAAGAATACACCTTCATCGCTCGCACCTTGGGTGATCTTGGCTATGCCACCGCGCTGGTCGGATATCGCCTAGTCCCGGACGGTGAATTCCCCGCGATGCTGGAGGATAGCGCGGCGTCGGTGCGCTGGGTCGTCGACAATGCGGCGAAGCATGGTGTGAACGCCGATGCAATCACACTGATGGGCCATTCTGCGGGCGCATATAATGTCCTTATGACTGGGTTAGACCGACAGTGGCTGGGCCGGGCCGGTTTGCCGGATGATACGATCAAGGGTGTGATTAGCCTTGCCGGACCTGCCGACTTCCTGCCGCTGGACAGCGATTCGACCAAAGCAGCGTTCGGTCATGTTGACCCGCTTGAGTCCACGCAGCCGATAGGTTTCGCTCGCGGCGATGGCCCGCCGCTATTGCTGCTCCATGGCAGTATGGACACCACCGTCTATCCGCGTAACTCGGTCAATCTGGACAAAGCGATGCGCGAAGCGGGCGGGGTTAGCGAAGTGGTCGAATACCCCGAGATGAACCACGCGCAGATCATCATGGCCTATGCCCGCCCGTTTGAAGGAGACCGCAAAGTGATCGACAAAACCGCAGAATTCTTGGCCAGCGTTACACAGCCAAGCTCAGCGACCGAACCACCTTCAGCGCCGGTTCAGGCCGCAGCGCCTTAA